The Lytechinus pictus isolate F3 Inbred chromosome 10, Lp3.0, whole genome shotgun sequence genome includes a window with the following:
- the LOC135155849 gene encoding exportin-6-like, translating to MTTEDSSLRTLEGLMSEFFAISTTNQRKRDIEELLNNFSAQSGSWRLCFSFLMHTRNEYVMMYALSVFENLINRQWIGLPPQDRMEIRTGLTKFLLGQHKVVPNYIRNKLIKVIVCIARLDWPHFYPDFFPSILQLIQQPQTCSLGLIMLQTTSEELGSPREDLSAARKEEVQKLLLDQVPTVFSLITHILETILDKHRSLVTTATPPPSPTHDDSNDSSPTHMAYGSSPLQSGELKQIYSCMCA from the exons ATG ACTACAGAGGACTCCTCTTTAAGAACCCTAGAGGGGCTTATGTCAGAGTTCTTTGCCATATCAACAACAAATCAACGCAAACGAGATATAG AGGAACTTCTGAATAACTTCAGTGCACAGAGTGGGTCATGGAGACTTTGCTTCAGTTTCCTCATGCATACTCGTAATGAGTATGTCATGATGTATGCCCTTAGTGTCTTTGAG AATTTAATCAACAGACAATGGATAGGGCTACCTCCCCAGGATCGCATGGAGATCCGGACAGGTCTGACCAAGTTCCTCTTAGGCCAACACAAGGTTGTACCCAACTACATCAGGAACAAGCTTATCAAGGTCATTGTCTGTATTGCCAGACTTGACTGGCCTCACTTCTACCCAGACTTCTTTCCATCCATACTCCAG CTTATTCAGCAGCCACAGACATGCAGTCTTGGTCTGATCATGCTTCAGACCACGTCAGAGGAACTGGGATCACCCAGAGAGGACTTGAGCGCCGCCAGGAAGGAGGAAGTCCAGAAGCTGCTTTTGGATCAAGTTCCTACGGTCTTCAGTCTTATTACAC ATATACTGGAAACCATACTGGACAAGCATCGGTCGTTGGTGACCACGGCAACCCCACCCCCTTCCCCAACCCATGATGACTCTAATGACAGTAGCCCCACCCACATGGCTTATGGGTCTTCACCCTTGCAGTCAGGTGAGTTAAAACAGATTTATTCATGCATGTGTGCATAG